A region from the uncultured Stenotrophomonas sp. genome encodes:
- the rph gene encoding Ribonuclease PH: MTFSRPSGRQADQLRSVTLERAFTRHAEGSVLVSFGHTRVLCTASIENRVPAFLRGKGEGWVTAEYGMLPRSTHTRSDREAARGKQSGRTQEIQRLIGRTLRACIDRNALGERTITLDCDVLQADGGTRTAAITGAYVALVDAVNLLLKRGEIKRNPIFGAVAAVSVGVYKGVPVLDLDYAEDSDCDTDMNVVMNDGGGFIELQGTAEGHAFRRDELDALLALAEKGIGELFAAQQQALSA; encoded by the coding sequence ATGACCTTTTCCCGCCCCAGCGGCCGCCAGGCCGACCAGCTGCGCAGCGTTACCCTCGAACGCGCCTTCACCCGCCATGCCGAAGGCTCGGTGCTGGTGAGCTTCGGCCACACCCGCGTGCTGTGCACCGCCAGCATCGAGAACCGGGTGCCGGCATTCCTGCGCGGCAAGGGCGAAGGCTGGGTGACCGCCGAGTACGGCATGCTGCCCCGCTCCACCCATACCCGCAGCGACCGCGAGGCCGCGCGCGGCAAGCAAAGCGGCCGCACTCAGGAAATCCAGCGCCTGATCGGCCGCACCCTGCGCGCCTGCATCGACCGCAACGCGCTGGGCGAGCGCACCATCACTCTCGATTGCGATGTGCTGCAGGCCGATGGCGGCACCCGCACCGCGGCCATCACCGGCGCCTACGTGGCGCTGGTGGATGCAGTGAACCTGCTGCTCAAGCGCGGCGAGATCAAGCGCAACCCGATCTTCGGCGCGGTCGCGGCGGTGTCGGTCGGCGTCTACAAGGGCGTGCCGGTGCTGGACCTGGACTACGCCGAGGACAGCGACTGCGACACCGACATGAACGTGGTGATGAACGACGGCGGCGGCTTCATCGAGCTGCAGGGCACCGCCGAGGGCCATGCCTTCCGCCGCGACGAGCTCGACGCGCTGCTGGCGCTGGCCGAAAAAGGCATCGGCGAGCTGTTCGCCGCCCAGCAGCAGGCGCTGTCGGCATGA
- the yggV gene encoding dITP/XTP pyrophosphatase (Evidence 2a : Function of homologous gene experimentally demonstrated in an other organism; PubMedId : 12297000, 12791149; Product type e : enzyme), whose translation MKLVLASGNAGKLKELQAMLAGLPLQIVPQRELGVGDVAETGLTFVENALIKARHACEATGLPALADDSGLIVDALDGAPGLYSARYAGSPTDDAANNAKLLDALREVPAERRGARFHAVIVLLRHANDPQPLICEGSWEGRIIDTPRGHHGFGYNPVFLDEELGLTAAEMLPEQKNGRSHRAKALQLLLQKLSNQRMH comes from the coding sequence ATGAAACTGGTGCTGGCCAGCGGCAACGCCGGCAAGTTGAAGGAACTGCAGGCGATGCTGGCCGGCCTGCCGCTGCAGATCGTGCCGCAGCGCGAGCTGGGCGTGGGTGACGTGGCGGAAACCGGGCTGACCTTCGTCGAGAACGCACTGATCAAGGCGCGCCACGCCTGCGAGGCAACCGGCCTGCCGGCACTGGCCGACGACTCCGGCCTGATCGTCGATGCGCTCGACGGCGCGCCCGGCCTGTACAGCGCACGCTATGCCGGCAGCCCCACCGACGATGCGGCCAACAACGCCAAGTTGCTCGATGCGCTGCGCGAAGTGCCGGCCGAACGTCGTGGTGCCCGCTTCCACGCGGTGATCGTGCTGCTGCGCCACGCCAACGATCCGCAACCGCTGATCTGCGAAGGCAGCTGGGAAGGCCGTATCATCGACACCCCGCGCGGCCACCACGGCTTCGGCTACAACCCGGTGTTCCTGGACGAGGAACTGGGCCTGACCGCCGCGGAGATGCTGCCGGAACAGAAGAACGGCCGCAGCCACCGCGCCAAGGCGCTGCAGTTGCTGCTGCAAAAACTGTCCAACCAGCGAATGCACTGA
- the spoT gene encoding bifunctional (p)ppGpp synthetase II and guanosine-3',5'-bis pyrophosphate 3'-pyrophosphohydrolase (Evidence 2a : Function of homologous gene experimentally demonstrated in an other organism; PubMedId : 12224635, 2005134, 2549050; Product type e : enzyme), with product MPAGGTVPDYVLQLERAASYLPAEQLPMLRRAWEVGASAHAGQTRKSGEPYITHPVAVAGILAELGLDVEALVAAILHDTIEDTPLTREELAGEFGETVAELVDGVTKLDKLKFRDRQEAAAESFRKMLLAMSRDLRVIMIKLADRLHNMRTLGAQSAEARRRIALETLDIYAPIAQRLGMSLIKSELQNLGFKALYPWRHAILEKHIRSQPVVRREAMAQVEVQLSQRLAREGLEHRLVSRIKTPWSIYTKMHEENKTFDQVMDVFGFRLVMRSVPSCYHALGAVHAAFKPLDGRFRDYVAIPKANGYQSLHTVLFGPYGSPIEVQIRTEEMDLIAERGVAAHWTYKFGGESPNSAQSRAHAWIVELIDSQRSAGSSLEFLDNVKVDLFPDEVYLFTPKGKILALPRNSTALDFAYAVHTDVGNRAVASRVDKKLVPLRTRLASGQTVEIITAKSAAPKPQWLEFVVSSKARTAIRHQLKQLEHEDAVQLGHRMLDRALEAMDSSIERLPKGRLDAFLGEHRYPRLEAFLADVALGNWMPTQAAQALMAHGEPRADGGTRRVQEKILINGSERGVISFAGCCQPIPGDEIMGYHTAGKGIVVHRMDCPNLAELRKSPERWVPIGWDSSVVGDYDTALIVEVENGTGVLAQLAAAIAQSHSNIERVDYLDRDFNAAVLCFNLQVRDRTHLAEVMRRLRRLSVVQSVRRQ from the coding sequence GTGCCCGCGGGTGGCACGGTGCCGGATTACGTACTCCAACTCGAACGCGCAGCCAGCTACCTGCCCGCCGAGCAGCTGCCGATGCTGCGCCGTGCCTGGGAAGTGGGGGCATCGGCGCATGCCGGGCAGACCCGCAAGTCCGGCGAGCCCTACATCACCCATCCGGTCGCGGTGGCCGGCATCCTTGCCGAACTCGGGTTGGACGTGGAGGCGCTGGTCGCGGCGATCCTGCACGACACCATCGAGGACACCCCGCTCACCCGCGAGGAACTGGCCGGAGAGTTCGGCGAGACCGTGGCCGAGCTGGTGGATGGGGTCACCAAGCTGGACAAGCTCAAGTTCCGCGACCGCCAGGAAGCGGCGGCCGAAAGCTTCCGCAAGATGCTGCTGGCGATGTCGCGCGACCTGCGGGTGATCATGATCAAGCTCGCCGACCGCCTGCACAACATGCGCACACTGGGTGCGCAGAGTGCCGAGGCGCGGCGCCGCATCGCGCTGGAAACGCTGGACATCTACGCGCCCATCGCCCAGCGCCTGGGCATGAGCCTGATCAAATCCGAGTTGCAGAACCTCGGCTTCAAGGCGCTGTACCCGTGGCGCCACGCCATTCTTGAAAAGCACATCCGCAGTCAGCCGGTGGTGCGCCGCGAGGCGATGGCGCAGGTGGAGGTGCAGCTGTCGCAGCGGTTGGCGCGCGAAGGGCTGGAGCACCGCCTGGTCAGCCGCATCAAGACCCCCTGGAGCATCTACACCAAGATGCACGAGGAGAATAAAACCTTCGACCAGGTGATGGACGTGTTCGGTTTCCGCCTGGTGATGCGCTCGGTGCCCAGCTGCTACCACGCGCTGGGCGCGGTGCATGCGGCGTTCAAGCCGCTGGACGGCCGCTTCCGCGACTATGTCGCCATTCCCAAGGCCAACGGCTACCAGTCGCTGCACACGGTGCTGTTCGGGCCCTATGGCTCGCCGATCGAGGTGCAGATCCGCACCGAGGAGATGGACCTGATCGCCGAGCGCGGTGTGGCCGCGCACTGGACCTACAAGTTCGGCGGCGAATCGCCGAACAGTGCGCAGAGCCGCGCCCACGCGTGGATCGTCGAGCTGATCGATTCGCAGCGTTCGGCCGGCTCGTCGCTGGAGTTCCTCGACAACGTCAAGGTCGACCTGTTCCCCGACGAGGTCTACCTGTTCACGCCCAAGGGCAAGATCCTCGCCCTGCCGCGCAACTCCACCGCGCTGGACTTCGCCTATGCCGTGCATACCGACGTCGGCAACCGCGCGGTGGCCTCGCGTGTGGACAAGAAACTGGTGCCGCTGCGTACCCGGCTGGCCAGCGGGCAGACGGTGGAAATCATCACCGCCAAGTCGGCCGCGCCGAAGCCGCAGTGGCTGGAGTTCGTGGTCAGTTCCAAGGCGCGTACCGCCATCCGCCACCAGCTCAAGCAACTCGAACACGAAGACGCGGTGCAACTGGGCCACCGCATGCTCGACCGCGCGCTGGAGGCGATGGACAGCTCGATCGAGCGCCTGCCCAAGGGCCGGCTGGACGCTTTCCTCGGCGAACATCGCTACCCGCGGCTGGAGGCTTTCCTGGCCGATGTCGCGCTGGGCAACTGGATGCCCACGCAGGCCGCGCAGGCATTGATGGCGCATGGCGAGCCGCGCGCCGACGGCGGCACCCGGCGTGTGCAGGAAAAGATCCTGATCAATGGCAGCGAGCGTGGCGTGATCAGCTTCGCCGGTTGCTGCCAACCGATTCCCGGCGACGAGATCATGGGTTACCACACCGCCGGAAAGGGCATCGTGGTGCACCGCATGGACTGCCCGAACCTGGCCGAGCTGCGCAAGTCGCCCGAGCGCTGGGTGCCGATCGGCTGGGACAGCAGCGTGGTCGGCGACTACGACACCGCGTTGATCGTGGAAGTGGAGAACGGCACCGGCGTGCTGGCGCAGCTGGCCGCGGCCATCGCCCAGAGTCATTCCAACATCGAGCGGGTGGATTACCTGGACCGCGATTTCAACGCCGCAGTGCTGTGTTTCAACCTGCAGGTGCGCGACCGCACCCATCTTGCCGAGGTGATGCGCAGGCTGCGAAGGCTGTCGGTGGTGCAGTCGGTGCGCCGCCAGTGA
- a CDS encoding Type IV pilus assembly protein PilZ → MITETRRAPRLQVPALVPVTDQMTGTGIGRLGNISETGMLLIASEPLVEDALYQLRFPITDSHGGELSIDVGAHLLWHEATRAPGHAWAGFRFIALEKSQREQLRQWIEAQLPAT, encoded by the coding sequence ATGATCACCGAAACCCGGCGCGCCCCGCGCCTGCAAGTCCCCGCACTGGTGCCGGTCACCGACCAGATGACCGGCACCGGCATCGGCCGGCTCGGCAACATTTCCGAAACCGGCATGCTGCTGATCGCCTCCGAGCCGCTGGTGGAGGACGCGCTCTACCAACTGCGCTTCCCCATCACCGACAGCCACGGCGGCGAGCTGTCGATCGACGTCGGCGCCCACCTGCTGTGGCACGAAGCCACGCGCGCGCCCGGCCACGCGTGGGCCGGCTTCCGCTTCATCGCCCTGGAGAAGAGCCAGCGCGAGCAGTTGCGGCAGTGGATAGAAGCCCAGCTCCCAGCCACCTGA
- the yggW gene encoding putative oxidoreductase (Evidence 3 : Function proposed based on presence of conserved amino acid motif, structural feature or limited homology; Product type pe : putative enzyme) produces MTAHSHAHGDACDCPDPADHTTPPRLVPPPLALYVHLPWCVRKCPYCDFNSHAAKGALPFDAYVDALIRDLDQDLPLVWGRVVNSVFFGGGTPSLFPPEAIDRFLQQASARLRFAPNLEVTLETNPGTAEHGRFDRYRAAGVNRISFGIQTFDDAALQRLGRIHDSAEAERAVKLAQDAGYDNFNIDLMYALPQQTLAQAEHDLERAFALAPTHISHYQLTLEPNTVFFARPPQGIPDEDGAWDIQEHCQALLAAAGYGQYEVSAYARDGWQCAHNLNYWRFGDYLGIGAGAHGKISSGAEQHVLRRWKHKHPQTFMDSAGTAASIGGDDVIDAARLPFEYMLNLLRLHEGFGLRDFEARTGLERGALQPALATAVERGWLLVEDGRITPTELGRRFTNDVVELFLP; encoded by the coding sequence ATGACCGCGCATTCCCACGCTCACGGCGACGCCTGCGATTGTCCCGATCCGGCGGACCACACCACTCCGCCGCGACTGGTGCCGCCACCGCTGGCGCTGTACGTGCACCTGCCGTGGTGCGTGCGCAAGTGCCCGTACTGCGACTTCAACTCGCATGCGGCCAAGGGCGCGCTGCCGTTCGATGCCTATGTCGATGCCCTGATCCGCGACCTCGACCAGGACCTGCCGCTGGTCTGGGGCCGGGTGGTCAACAGCGTGTTCTTCGGCGGCGGCACCCCCAGCCTGTTCCCGCCGGAAGCCATCGACCGCTTCCTGCAACAGGCCAGCGCGCGGCTGCGCTTCGCGCCGAACCTGGAGGTGACGCTGGAAACCAACCCCGGCACCGCCGAGCACGGCCGCTTCGACCGCTATCGCGCCGCCGGCGTCAACCGCATCAGCTTCGGCATCCAGACCTTCGACGACGCCGCATTGCAGCGGCTGGGGCGCATCCACGACAGCGCCGAGGCCGAGCGCGCGGTGAAGCTGGCGCAGGACGCCGGCTACGACAACTTCAACATCGACCTGATGTACGCGCTGCCGCAGCAGACGCTGGCGCAGGCCGAACACGACCTCGAACGCGCCTTCGCGCTGGCCCCCACCCACATCTCGCACTACCAGCTGACGCTGGAGCCGAACACGGTGTTCTTCGCGCGGCCGCCGCAGGGCATTCCCGACGAGGATGGCGCCTGGGACATCCAGGAACACTGCCAGGCCCTGCTTGCCGCGGCCGGCTACGGCCAGTACGAGGTCAGCGCCTACGCCCGCGACGGCTGGCAATGTGCGCACAACCTCAATTACTGGCGCTTCGGCGACTACCTCGGCATCGGCGCCGGCGCGCACGGCAAGATCAGTTCCGGCGCCGAACAGCACGTGTTGCGACGCTGGAAGCACAAGCATCCGCAGACCTTCATGGACAGCGCTGGCACCGCGGCCAGCATCGGTGGCGACGACGTGATCGACGCCGCGCGCCTGCCGTTCGAATACATGCTCAACCTGCTGCGCCTGCACGAAGGCTTCGGCCTGCGCGACTTCGAAGCGCGCACCGGGCTGGAGCGCGGCGCGCTGCAACCGGCGCTGGCCACCGCCGTCGAGCGCGGCTGGCTGCTGGTCGAAGACGGGCGCATCACGCCCACCGAGCTGGGACGGCGCTTCACCAACGACGTGGTCGAGCTGTTCCTGCCCTGA
- a CDS encoding conserved hypothetical protein (Evidence 4 : Homologs of previously reported genes of unknown function) produces the protein MSGTAATSSNQALACIAAAPVPPRVRQLLEAIHGVAAQVLSPHLKLTTVQLERELFSQAEKARNSQIQSDIYAQIRQLGVHASQFPGWFLDALAVEIAGLREPLAATRAPAPVRAMTLVTDTDIDRDIVLHEMARRESLRAQSHLQLLGQRFGVLATQPAFDVERLPVGPYGLCRILRECGERLELDTFAQLQLYHVFERQVLELLVELLDRLNILLAREGVLPGLVYIPYLPRPSAPRRGGVGAAPGGDAPAATQRPLTQWQGQAPAMSWSAAALAADVAPGGDATPASAAGPVADTGMAAVHELLNSARQLLARNLQAGGAATGGATAGDLGEMMAALGTLASQAAAAGGVLPAGPRAAGTAASGVPAPAVPARPVPSEAVAGVLGRLQSQATVPGTRRSFGDIHAALLSQVRAEHGEGAVLSPRDGNTLDLLGLLYTQIQHEVRSTGPAADLLTRLQVPLARAALGDEAFFVREQHPARELLNTVAEAGAVWLGEDDDDPVLLQKLDEVVEQVVTDYQGDETVFAEANQKVQTHLHSAARKAELAERRQIEAARGKERLEAAKQLAGRTIGQLCQSAEPPKFVQTLLHEAWSDVLTLTLLRRGEDSEEWQQQQQATRRIGEITANPAGEADTALGEQIEQSLLQVGYHQDEASAIARRLSAPGGEDPITSKTELASKLKARARLGAGDSKSGASEDRERPVVARTADEEARYRQLRMLPFGTWFEFVTNQQGDSRRLRLSWYSLITDHALFVNARGQKVAEHTLDALARLMAHGQLRIVTEDRARLIDRAWQATLRALRSLTRGATPEPAA, from the coding sequence ATGTCAGGCACTGCAGCAACTTCGTCCAACCAGGCGCTGGCCTGCATCGCCGCCGCGCCGGTCCCGCCCCGCGTGCGCCAGCTGCTCGAAGCCATCCACGGCGTCGCCGCACAGGTGCTGTCGCCGCATCTGAAGCTGACCACCGTCCAGCTCGAGCGCGAGCTGTTCAGCCAAGCCGAGAAGGCGCGCAACAGCCAGATCCAGTCCGACATCTACGCCCAGATCCGGCAGCTGGGCGTGCACGCCTCGCAGTTCCCGGGCTGGTTCCTCGACGCGCTGGCCGTGGAAATCGCCGGCCTTCGCGAGCCGCTCGCGGCCACCAGGGCACCCGCCCCGGTGCGGGCAATGACGCTGGTGACCGACACCGACATCGACCGCGACATCGTCCTGCACGAGATGGCGCGGCGCGAAAGCCTGCGCGCGCAATCACACCTGCAACTGCTCGGCCAGCGCTTCGGCGTGCTGGCCACGCAACCGGCGTTCGATGTCGAACGGCTGCCGGTGGGGCCCTACGGGTTGTGCCGGATACTGCGCGAATGCGGCGAACGGCTGGAGCTGGACACCTTCGCGCAGCTGCAGCTGTACCACGTGTTCGAGCGGCAGGTGCTGGAACTGCTGGTCGAGCTGCTGGACCGGCTGAACATCCTGCTGGCGCGCGAGGGCGTGCTGCCGGGGCTGGTCTACATTCCCTACCTGCCGCGCCCCTCCGCACCGCGCCGCGGCGGCGTCGGCGCCGCACCCGGTGGTGATGCGCCGGCGGCGACACAGCGGCCGCTGACCCAGTGGCAGGGCCAGGCCCCGGCCATGTCGTGGTCGGCCGCCGCGCTGGCCGCGGACGTGGCCCCCGGCGGTGACGCCACGCCGGCAAGCGCGGCCGGACCCGTTGCCGACACCGGCATGGCCGCCGTGCACGAACTGCTCAACAGCGCGCGGCAACTGCTGGCCCGGAACCTGCAGGCCGGCGGCGCCGCGACCGGTGGCGCCACCGCCGGCGACCTTGGCGAGATGATGGCGGCGCTGGGCACCCTCGCCAGCCAGGCCGCGGCGGCCGGCGGCGTGCTTCCCGCAGGTCCGCGTGCCGCCGGTACTGCGGCATCTGGCGTGCCCGCACCGGCGGTCCCTGCGCGTCCCGTGCCCAGCGAGGCGGTGGCCGGCGTGCTCGGGCGCCTGCAATCGCAGGCCACGGTCCCGGGCACGCGGCGCAGCTTCGGTGACATCCACGCCGCGCTGCTGTCGCAGGTCCGCGCCGAACACGGCGAGGGCGCGGTGCTGTCGCCGCGCGACGGCAACACCCTGGACCTGCTCGGCCTGCTCTACACCCAGATCCAGCACGAAGTCCGCAGCACCGGCCCGGCGGCGGACCTGCTCACCCGCCTGCAGGTGCCGCTGGCCCGCGCCGCCCTCGGCGACGAGGCTTTCTTCGTCCGCGAACAGCACCCGGCGCGCGAACTGCTCAACACCGTGGCCGAAGCCGGCGCCGTCTGGCTGGGCGAGGACGACGACGACCCGGTGCTGCTGCAGAAGCTGGACGAGGTGGTCGAACAGGTCGTCACTGACTACCAGGGCGACGAAACGGTCTTCGCCGAAGCCAACCAGAAGGTGCAGACGCACCTGCACTCGGCCGCGCGCAAGGCCGAGCTGGCCGAACGCCGCCAGATCGAGGCCGCGCGCGGCAAGGAACGGCTGGAAGCGGCCAAGCAGCTGGCCGGCCGCACCATCGGCCAACTGTGCCAGAGCGCGGAACCGCCGAAGTTCGTGCAGACCCTGCTGCACGAAGCCTGGAGCGACGTGCTGACCCTGACCCTGCTGCGCCGGGGCGAGGACTCCGAGGAATGGCAGCAACAGCAGCAGGCCACCCGGCGCATCGGCGAGATCACCGCCAACCCGGCCGGCGAGGCGGACACCGCGCTGGGCGAGCAGATCGAGCAATCGCTGCTGCAGGTCGGCTACCACCAGGACGAGGCCAGCGCGATCGCCCGGCGCCTGTCCGCGCCCGGCGGCGAGGATCCCATCACCTCCAAGACCGAGCTGGCCAGCAAGCTCAAGGCGCGCGCCCGGCTCGGTGCCGGCGACAGCAAGAGCGGCGCCAGCGAGGACAGGGAGCGACCGGTCGTCGCGCGCACCGCGGACGAGGAAGCCCGCTACCGGCAACTGCGCATGCTGCCGTTCGGCACCTGGTTCGAATTCGTCACCAACCAGCAGGGCGACAGCCGCCGCCTGCGCCTGTCCTGGTACAGCCTGATCACCGACCATGCCTTGTTCGTCAACGCACGCGGGCAGAAGGTGGCCGAGCACACCCTCGACGCGCTGGCGCGGCTGATGGCGCACGGCCAGCTACGCATCGTCACCGAAGATCGCGCACGCTTGATCGACCGTGCCTGGCAGGCCACCCTGCGCGCCCTGCGCTCGCTCACCCGTGGCGCCACCCCGGAGCCGGCCGCATGA
- the yicC gene encoding conserved hypothetical protein (Evidence 4 : Homologs of previously reported genes of unknown function): MIRSMTAYAGGERATPWGTLGCELRSVNHRFLEVGVRLPEELRALEPQLRERVAGRISRGKLDLVMRLRAPEAASSLAVDEMLVEQLGDLARRLHSRFPDMRINFTDLLQYPGVLRGEAADVAALHAEALVLLDEVIHGFVAAREREGDKLAAAIAERVDAVERIAAEVRTLIPVIREGQRAKLAARLADLPHPVDPGRAEQELVMWLQKLDVDEELDRLGSHIGEIRRVLRQREPVGRRLDFLLQEFNREANTLGSKSVDSRTSNAAVELKVLIDQIREQVQNLE, from the coding sequence ATGATCCGAAGCATGACCGCCTATGCCGGCGGCGAACGCGCCACGCCCTGGGGCACCCTCGGCTGCGAGCTGCGCTCGGTCAACCACCGTTTCCTCGAAGTGGGGGTGCGCCTGCCGGAAGAACTGCGCGCGCTGGAGCCGCAGCTGCGCGAGCGCGTGGCCGGGCGCATCAGCCGCGGCAAGCTGGACCTGGTCATGCGCCTGCGCGCGCCGGAGGCGGCGTCCTCGCTGGCGGTTGATGAAATGCTGGTCGAGCAACTGGGCGACCTCGCGCGGCGGCTGCATTCGCGCTTCCCCGACATGCGCATCAATTTCACCGATCTGCTGCAGTACCCGGGCGTGCTGCGCGGCGAGGCAGCCGACGTTGCGGCCCTGCATGCCGAGGCGCTGGTGCTGCTGGACGAGGTGATCCACGGTTTCGTCGCCGCGCGCGAGCGCGAGGGCGACAAGCTGGCCGCGGCGATCGCCGAGCGGGTGGATGCGGTCGAGCGCATCGCCGCCGAGGTGCGCACGCTGATCCCGGTCATCCGCGAGGGCCAGCGCGCCAAGCTGGCCGCGCGCCTGGCCGACCTGCCACACCCGGTGGACCCGGGTCGCGCCGAGCAGGAGCTGGTGATGTGGCTGCAGAAACTCGACGTGGACGAGGAACTGGACCGCCTCGGCAGTCACATTGGCGAGATCCGCCGCGTGCTGCGCCAGCGCGAACCGGTTGGCCGCCGGCTGGATTTCCTGCTGCAGGAGTTCAACCGCGAGGCCAACACCCTCGGTTCCAAGTCGGTGGACAGCCGCACGTCCAACGCCGCGGTGGAGCTGAAGGTGCTGATCGACCAGATCCGCGAGCAGGTGCAGAACCTGGAGTAA
- the rpoZ gene encoding RNA polymerase, omega subunit (Evidence 2a : Function of homologous gene experimentally demonstrated in an other organism; PubMedId : 2549050, 3549461; Product type e : enzyme) gives MARITVEDCLEVVNNRFELVIMASKRARQLANGVQATLDNSETDDKPTVLALREIAARRIDNELIEEVEKAERERIEREALEWAAAEVVADEDMSKNDD, from the coding sequence ATGGCCCGTATCACGGTCGAAGATTGTCTGGAAGTGGTCAACAACCGCTTCGAACTGGTCATCATGGCCTCCAAGCGTGCGCGCCAGTTGGCCAATGGTGTGCAGGCCACCCTTGACAACAGCGAGACCGACGACAAGCCGACCGTGCTGGCGCTGCGCGAGATCGCCGCCCGCAGGATCGACAACGAGCTGATCGAGGAAGTCGAGAAGGCCGAGCGCGAGCGCATCGAGCGCGAGGCGCTGGAGTGGGCCGCCGCCGAAGTGGTCGCCGACGAGGACATGTCGAAGAACGACGACTGA
- the gmk gene encoding guanylate kinase (Evidence 2a : Function of homologous gene experimentally demonstrated in an other organism; PubMedId : 8390989; Product type e : enzyme), translating to MRGTLYIVAAPSGAGKSSIVNATLARDAQVALSISFTSRAMRPGEVDGKHYHFVSAAAFEEMIAAGDFFEHALVHGDWKGTARQSVEPQLAAGKDVLLEIDWQGARQVRAKVPDAVSVFILPPSKQALDERMRKRGQDSEAVMAQRLAAAREEMLHYDEFDFVIVNEVFDTAVDEMCAIFIASRLRRAQQQLRHDGLIRSLLA from the coding sequence ATGCGTGGCACCCTCTACATCGTCGCGGCCCCCTCCGGTGCCGGCAAGAGCAGCATCGTCAATGCCACGCTGGCGCGCGACGCGCAGGTCGCGCTGTCGATTTCCTTCACCTCGCGGGCGATGCGTCCGGGCGAGGTGGACGGCAAGCATTACCACTTCGTCAGTGCCGCGGCGTTCGAGGAGATGATCGCCGCTGGCGATTTCTTCGAGCATGCGCTGGTGCATGGCGACTGGAAGGGCACTGCGCGGCAGTCGGTGGAGCCGCAACTGGCCGCCGGCAAGGACGTGCTGCTGGAAATCGACTGGCAGGGCGCGCGGCAGGTGCGGGCCAAGGTGCCCGATGCGGTCAGCGTGTTCATCCTGCCGCCGTCCAAGCAGGCGCTGGACGAGCGCATGCGCAAGCGCGGGCAGGACAGCGAGGCGGTGATGGCCCAGCGCCTGGCCGCCGCGCGCGAGGAAATGCTGCATTACGACGAATTCGATTTCGTCATCGTCAACGAGGTGTTCGACACCGCCGTCGACGAAATGTGCGCGATCTTCATCGCCAGCCGCCTGCGCCGGGCGCAGCAGCAATTGCGCCATGATGGCCTGATCCGCTCGCTGCTGGCCTGA